The following nucleotide sequence is from Acyrthosiphon pisum isolate AL4f chromosome A2, pea_aphid_22Mar2018_4r6ur, whole genome shotgun sequence.
acctatgccATATGGCCTTCCAtacggcattagcaaaatacgattcgcatgttaattattacaatcacgctgatttttcggctaaaattaaaaataataattagccctaacttgggcgattttcattaaattttattttatttttttttttttgaactgttttaaaaaatataattaacaaaatggctatcttgggaatttaaaaaacttatttgcctaaaaaaatgtttgataatttttgaatttttgaaaaaaaaatcgaatattatgttatttaatcagaatttttatactcatgatagtaaaaaaaaccGCATTAAAATATACTGATTTTCCAAGgagatacgggacttctgggacacactgtatattgacataatatattataatatataatttaatagtattatataatataattatattataggacatTTCCTCCAAGAAAAGATTCAAACACATACTTCACagttacacataaaatattaaaaaactgttaaattcatattatttgtttacattaaaaataacaatttttgtttaatcaaGCCTATGATTGTGTATATAACTTTGTTTCTCAAATTGTCATTCAGTGTTATTCTACCAGCCTTAATTTATGATTGCTTTGATTATTCATACTCAGGTGTTACCAGACGATGAAGAGGTTATTTATTACCTTGGGTATCACATTTGATCgtcaattaatttttcattcacaTTTAGCAAAATGTAAGTGGTAACCTGGTACTATACGATTATCAGCTTTTGGCATTCTCATGACATGAATATATTTCAACGTATTCATTCAATAAAAGATTGTTATCTCTTTTATAGTGAATGTTTAAGACTTGTGTTCATTATTCAACGTCAGTAAAtgtcaaaaaacaaatttaaatctttaaatttcCTCAATAATACCTCAATTTCTTCTCTTAATGGCTCTGGTCCATGATTTGAGATTTATCCTTGCTTCCACTCTTAGTCCCAATCAAATGTATGTTGCAAAACACTTAAAACACTTGGTTTTATTAAGTGTATTGTGGAGTAATTTAAATTGTCAACCCCACTAAAGGCTTTATACTGTGCATCAGTTagacctattattaaataaggTTCAGTCCTCTGGGATCCTAGTACACTAGTACAGTTACAACCTTTTGTCATCTGGAAAGGGTTCAACAGACATTTTTGAGGTTAGCTAGTtacttatgaaatatttattgtcCCCTccatgattagtgattactagGCTTAGGGACTTCTAGCtctaaaaaataccaaaatatgcacaaaaaaatggccaaatatgctctaaaatatGCACCTAAAAAAACcatatatgcacaaaaaaatgaagtataacaaatatgtggttaaattaaatatttgttttattagaatttatattatatattactacattagagtattattaggtacttgaatttaaaatgatttaacaaatttaatttttaaaaggtaaTTGGTTTACATTTTAGTGTACTTCCGTGTCTACCGATCCTCCTAAAGTaagaacaaaataatgtttaaataattaaatgttttaattcttattttttttattaatttatttaccttgAAAATTACACTGAACAAAGAGATATTTCCTTATGTTTTCAAACGTGAATCCACAACGTTTAATTGACAGTAAATTTTTATACGAGGAAAAACTTCTTTCGACATCTACAGACGACATTGGagcatatacataaaataaaccaaatcaTTACTTGTCAAGTCCTCAGGCAATCCTTCCATATCTTCAATTTTGCCGCTCaaaatttttgacatttttaataaagctTTGTAACCATGATTTTCGTCAAAAACGTCATTTAACTTCTGTACAACTGCTTTgccttttgtacattttaagtcaacaattttattttttgcatcttcaacagtttttaataaattggatAATTGTATTCCTttcttttccaaaaatgttatgGATTTGGGTAAATAtccgaaatttaatttaataaatgccaAGTTACACTGGTTATTcttttccaaatacttttttttacaaaaaattgtgaaaatatgcAAGATATGCAAAATAAGCACTTTCCAGCAAAATctatcaaatatgcaaaaatatgcacattcaaattttagatttcatATCATGGCACAGAGAAATGAATTTATTTCGCACTCTgctatttttaacaataatcaaCAAAAGTATGCAAATGCTAGAAGTCCCTAAGCTTAGTGATAACTCTCCTATAATGGTTCATTTAAACTTAGTTTCTTTAGGCTTTAGCTAATTTTAGTCATGCAGCTAACCTCTAATGTTTCTTCAACATTTTTTCAATGGTAAAATGACTCCCCTACTTTACTATCACAACTTACCGTCAAAGTCCCTCCTCGTCCCACAAGTTGTTCTGTCCCATTCTACATCCCAAGGGCAAGGCTTCACTCTAACTATGCTAACAATCAATCACTATGTCAATGTATGCTGATAGTAAACTTGGACCCCACCATCTCTTTTTTATagaccaaatattttattatttgtttgttcacttttaataatttgtttaatttaggctattatttaaatatgtatttactcttttattgctatgtaccttaatagtattatattttgtacaaaaaggCGAAAAAGCTGTATagcatttattaaataaaataaaataacttgttaAGTAGTAGACATTTTTGGTTTTGTTAGAAGAATATGTAAGGAATTCAATTAGTATATtggaaatatttctatttttataatataagtagggtTTGTTATAGAAATTGTAATGCATTACCTACCTATCcaaatctaaattcaaaataatgtctttgatttttcgatattgttaaaataatattgaattgctTCTAACCAAGTTTCCCACTGAGTAACTATATTGTCTCAGGTGGAGAGGATAGATTTGGATATAAccaaatactataaatgatcatttatagtatttgatatAACTTCCTGGATTTTAGTAGGTACTCTACTTGGAGCAttgaaaaacttattttacaatTGTGTTTACTGAATCaactatgtaaaatttaaatcataataatgataggtagttattaatattttacaaaattagttttaagcTTTTACAGTAAGCAATAGGCATAATATCatagaaatagttttttttcaccATCATTAAATGATAAAGGGATGCCCATAGGTAGATATACTAGCGTACAAAATTAAATCCAAAAATGAAATCGATCATTGTTGTTTAAagtgactataaaataatttttttgaatttcatacCACTAGTATAGGTATGACACACTCACAGTAAATCTTGCGCAAACAGTCCAGTCGTACGCATCACGTACTCGAGGCCTTTGAGCTCCATATAGATGAGCTTGGGTATATGGCGCTCCTTAAGCGAGCGGACATCGAACAAGTCTTCCTTGGGCATAACCAGATAGTGATGTTCGGACTTAGGGTACTGGTCAGCAACGATCACCACAAATTCGTCCGAGTAGAGTATGTTCGACGGGTCGTTCATGGACAGGATCAGGTTGTTTCGCGCTTCGTTGGTCATGGCGGCGACGaagaattcaaaacaaaaacgcACACACGACGGATGTTTGAAATCGATGTGAACGACGTCCTCCCGACGAGGCACGTGGTGGACGATGACAGTGTGGATTTAGCGAACAATCCCCGACAGTCAGTCCGTTAAACTTTTTTACCCAAATTGCCGTAATCTCAACTTTCAACCGTCAAAGTCTCACTCTACGCTTCCGTGAATGggacacaaatacacaattgtgtcataatattattgttatgtgcgTATATTCAATTTTGTACTATACTTTCAATACAAAATTTGTTatgaaaacagaaaaatatacaatatacggtGGTCGGTAGCAAAAACGTGTAACGGTTACCGAAATCGTGGTAACAATAACGTTATCGCCCAACGAGTTTGTCTAagtgataacatattttattctgcgTAGATTGTCTGATTGTGTACGGGGGACTGGGTGACTGTTGCAGTAACTATAGTCCATATTCTATAACatagtctattattatattctataactaGACGTCCGTCGTCTGTTCTCGCCTTTCCAATCTCCATCCGACTACGTCTGGGTCTCTGGACGCATCATTACTGATTGCATTGCCGATGCGATCGACCACGGTCGCCTATCGACTTACTGACCGGGCgcttaaaaatatttcccaAGTATAACCTCCTCCACCGCGGCTTACGATCTTGCGCCACCCAGCTTGACTCAACTCTGCAGTTGTCCGCGCTTGTAGCGCATTTCACCGGACGATGCCGTATGGCTGTCGGGTGATCTAGCCTAAGCTCAAACATACACCCCCGCGTACCTACCTCTCTAGGTGCCAATTAGTTGGAGAGACGGTACCCTTTGCTGAAGACACGCACGGCAGTGGAGCTAACTGCGCCATGGCCGACAAGTGAGTAACTAGCAGTGGTAATAGACTTgtgttttattaacatttagtcTCTGTTACGCATTGTCAGCAGACACCAATATAAGAACTCTGATACCAAGGCTGTGAAAAACTAAGTATCAGGGGTATTTACAAAGGAGTCCATAATGTTCACACGCACTGGGGGCCCATccaaatatactaaattataatagtaaacaaaTGTGAAAGTAGACATTAAACATGTATAGAAGGAATGTAATACCTGTGGAATCAAATTGAATATATGAcacctaattatttatgaaagaaTCGTGTAAATACCACCCTAAAATTTTAGGCTAATAATAACTGGccattgaataatgaataattttaatttaaacttatttttctgACTGATATTTCTACCCTTATTTTGTAATGAAATCATTTGTTGAATTTTGTAATTTCCTATTATATGTTTTCTTGCTAACTATTTTTAgtggtcaacatttaaataattttgttacttaACTATGTCCAGTACCtactatctatatattttgattcgcatcatattatatagaaatatattttaactgatgCTATTATTGATTATAGACAACCCGACAATGTTAAAAATGTCACTGAAGAAGCCGTAGTAAATTCAGGTTCAAAAGGAAATGAAGGTGGTGGATGGTGGGATTCATTGTATTCTGCAGCAAAGTCTAaagtactttttatttttctctcaCTATTTAATgattctaattaaatatatttttatttaaaataatcatctaTTTTAGTCTGCTGAAGTGTTGGAGTCAGTTAAACGTGACCTCGGTGAACTAACAACAATAGTCACAACCGAAACCAGCAATATTGTCTTAAATACTACCAATGTCGTTAAAGATACATTACAAGTATGCaaatttagtatataaatatatattatgatagaaatcaaaagtatttattattatttttatatgttatagttGGAAAATCCAGAATCTACTGCTAACACTATGAAGAAATCAGTAAGTTCATTTCTGGACCAAATGTCAAGTGCATTAAACCCTTTGCCAGATGATGAAGATGAAGCAATAATGATTGTTGGCTCTGACACAGTTACACTGTCTAGGCTACaagtaataaattttatttgattttatttcaatatcattTCATCAATAACatcctattttgaaaattactaggCGCAAATATATACTCTGGCTAATGATCCGAATACATTTGTAATGGAAATTGATGACCAACTTGATAAAAGATATAAAGCTTGGTTGGATTGGGTGAAAAGCGGTGATAGTAGTTTGTTATCTAATGATAAACTCACAAAGATCTTAAATGAGTGCACCCCATTACGTGACAACTATCAGAAACTTGTACCAGATTCTGTTTCTCATGCTGACTTTTGGTATCGATTTCTGTTTCGAAAGGCATTGTTGGAAGACGAAGATGCCAAACAGCAGAGGCGATCAGAAAAGGAAAATAGAGAAGCTGAAAGAATAGATTTCAATAAAGGTAATCCAATCATATGACGGTGAAAGTTGGTTTACATAGTgttcaattacaatttacagagTTAACTCCGTTGTCTGATATAGAACTGTCTGAAAAAGAACAAGATGAGATATTGTCGTCATATGATCAGGAAAGAAGAGTATCATCAAAGTCCAGCAGTCCTGTAGAAGGTATATTGTTAATAGAATATTTGTTATGAGTTATGTaacaaatatagtaatattttcttaataatttttgcaGACATAAAGAAGGATTCAAGATCAAAACATGAAGATATTCCATCTAATGCTTCTTCGGTTACCACTTCAAGTTTAGACAAAGGTAATTGTTGAATAATGTGATGAGTGTTACTAAGTTACGAAGGTGGACAGCTATCAAAATGtcacatatttatttagttaaatcaTTTGTAAAATCACAATTGTTCCTAAGAATGAATAAATTTGTtgactaaaatactaaataaggCTTTATAATGCAAAGAAGTTTTCAGTGgcattaaaataacttattagtgTCTTGTTTTTTGTTCAGATGAATGGGTCAAGGATTTTGATATAGAAGACATTGAACCACCCACCAATACCAAGTGAATTAAAAATCCTCCAATTAAACTTTgataatgtttagttttttttcacgCCTGTCTTTGTTGACCTGTGAGATATGCAtcttgatcataatataatgaacattattttttttttacatatatttctatatataaatattatcatatttttaagttatttttattgttcaacaaatttttatcttgtgtcaaaaataaaaaaagaacactATCAACGTTGTATAATATTgctgattaatatttattttttttgacctTGTTGACATACACAAAgaacacgaaaaaaaattgataacttgaAAAGTTACAAATATAGGTCATACATGGTGAATTGAtaacaaattagaaaatgtacaaacaatactatattttaataattataaaataaacttcaatagttcaatgaaataaatattattttattaaaggaATAAGTGGTAGGTAATACTGTGATCAACATTaacaacataacaattttgtttttagaaaaacagTTTACAAAATTTAAGCATGAAATTATTTATGGAATTAATCTATAGTTTATGTAATGcttttaaaatagataattccGATTTGAGTAGCTGATCTGCTCACCCAGCTAGTAATGAAATGTAGGTGGTGCAAGAATTCTGTAATTATaagaaagtaaaaatttaaaatttgatatggaGCCTACTAAACTGAGATcaaactggttttttttttaaataacttaacatTATNNNNNNNNNNNNNNNNNNNNNNNNNNNNNNNNNNNNNNNNNNNNNNNNNNNNNNNNNNNNNNNNNNNNNNNNNNNNNNNNNNNNNNNNNNNNNNNNNNNNtttttttttataagctaattTAAAGAtcgtaattttagaaaaaaatttatcaaaatctcgaaaattatcaatcattgtagttaaaaatttataaaatgttcaacttttatatctaaagactgaaaatttaaaacaagattccacgtaaatatttaattctgttaccaaaaattctaagaaatacataagcacagtttatttttatagtaattttaatttcaaatttgtacgaaattacatattaaaaaacctggaataactattttagttattttgttgtgattgtataatattatttgtgggtacttgaaacttctaaagtatactattatatatctatgatagcacTACGGTCTGTTGTTGATGTAttacgcgttacctaatggatattgtgatatgattaatttgaaaattattaataatactataatacctataatatgtatgtctaatatctagactgacaaaccgtctccgctcagaatcgtttttcttgtacagtgatattatatcattgaattcaaatttaatactatccattatac
It contains:
- the LOC100169276 gene encoding BSD domain-containing protein 1 isoform X2; translation: MADKQPDNVKNVTEEAVVNSGSKGNEGGGWWDSLYSAAKSKSAEVLESVKRDLGELTTIVTTETSNIVLNTTNVVKDTLQLENPESTANTMKKSVSSFLDQMSSALNPLPDDEDEAIMIVGSDTVTLSRLQAQIYTLANDPNTFVMEIDDQLDKRYKAWLDWVKSGDSSLLSNDKLTKILNECTPLRDNYQKLVPDSVSHADFWYRFLFRKALLEDEDAKQQRRSEKENREAERIDFNKELSEKEQDEILSSYDQERRVSSKSSSPVEDIKKDSRSKHEDIPSNASSVTTSSLDKDEWVKDFDIEDIEPPTNTK
- the LOC100169276 gene encoding BSD domain-containing protein 1 isoform X1, which gives rise to MADKQPDNVKNVTEEAVVNSGSKGNEGGGWWDSLYSAAKSKSAEVLESVKRDLGELTTIVTTETSNIVLNTTNVVKDTLQLENPESTANTMKKSVSSFLDQMSSALNPLPDDEDEAIMIVGSDTVTLSRLQAQIYTLANDPNTFVMEIDDQLDKRYKAWLDWVKSGDSSLLSNDKLTKILNECTPLRDNYQKLVPDSVSHADFWYRFLFRKALLEDEDAKQQRRSEKENREAERIDFNKELTPLSDIELSEKEQDEILSSYDQERRVSSKSSSPVEDIKKDSRSKHEDIPSNASSVTTSSLDKDEWVKDFDIEDIEPPTNTK